The following proteins are encoded in a genomic region of Planctomycetia bacterium:
- a CDS encoding SDR family oxidoreductase, with product MLPSRFKFSAGTILRMAADAALIHLALLTALTLRFVVATLFQKRDASPLADSRFSELIGDFASNGWAITLICLAVFYLSGFYTYGRAYQSRYKAAIIAQAVSLSYLIYGFMVPFLFGEMRLTSRGAYVMAWVLTIVFMIAARLWSSAWKRYVQPEQDAELRARRGEKRILVIGGAGYIGSALLPKLLNKGYQVRLLDQLLFGEEPIAALLDHPKLEIIHGDFRHVEKVVEAMQDVDAVVHLGAIVGDPACSLDEDLTIDVNLSATRMIAELAKSAGVGRFIFASTCSVYGATDETLDERSVVRPISLYGHTKLASEKVLLGMANDDFRPSIVRFATIYGLSGRTRFDLVVNLLTAKAKMDGQITVFGGDQWRPFVHVDDAALAVAKVLDAPLDVVGSQIYNVGSDEQNYTITDIDKMVHEQVLAAELLINSDDTDKRNYRVSFAKIRKQLGFEPQWTVAMGIQQVLEAISNGDVENYTEARYSNVKFLKEGGASNFSKSNWAKELINEISGERERTSA from the coding sequence GTGTTACCTTCGAGGTTCAAGTTTTCAGCGGGCACGATTCTCCGCATGGCGGCCGACGCCGCGCTGATTCATTTGGCGCTGCTTACGGCGCTCACGCTGCGCTTTGTGGTCGCCACGTTGTTCCAAAAGCGCGACGCATCGCCCCTGGCCGACAGCCGCTTCTCCGAGTTGATCGGCGACTTCGCCAGCAACGGCTGGGCGATCACGCTGATCTGCCTGGCCGTGTTCTACTTGAGCGGCTTCTATACCTACGGCCGCGCCTACCAGAGCCGCTACAAGGCAGCGATCATCGCCCAAGCGGTCAGTCTGAGCTATCTGATCTACGGGTTCATGGTCCCGTTCCTGTTCGGCGAAATGCGACTGACGTCGCGCGGGGCATATGTCATGGCCTGGGTGCTGACGATCGTGTTTATGATCGCCGCCCGATTGTGGAGTTCTGCGTGGAAACGCTATGTTCAGCCGGAACAAGACGCCGAGTTGCGGGCTCGTCGCGGCGAAAAGCGGATTCTGGTGATTGGCGGCGCCGGCTACATCGGTTCGGCGTTGCTCCCCAAGTTGCTCAACAAAGGCTATCAAGTTCGCCTGCTGGACCAACTTCTGTTTGGCGAAGAACCGATCGCGGCGTTGCTCGATCACCCGAAGTTGGAGATCATTCACGGCGACTTCCGCCATGTGGAAAAAGTTGTCGAAGCGATGCAGGACGTCGACGCCGTGGTGCATTTAGGCGCCATCGTCGGCGATCCTGCGTGCAGCCTGGACGAAGACTTGACGATTGACGTCAATCTGTCCGCGACGCGGATGATCGCCGAGTTGGCCAAAAGCGCCGGCGTGGGACGTTTCATCTTTGCCAGCACTTGTTCCGTCTACGGGGCCACGGACGAAACGCTCGACGAGCGTTCCGTGGTGCGCCCCATCTCGCTGTACGGCCACACCAAGCTGGCATCCGAAAAAGTGCTGCTCGGCATGGCGAATGACGATTTCCGCCCGTCGATCGTGCGTTTCGCCACGATTTACGGCCTCTCCGGCCGAACGCGGTTCGACCTGGTGGTGAACCTGCTGACGGCCAAGGCCAAGATGGACGGCCAGATTACCGTCTTTGGCGGCGATCAATGGCGCCCGTTCGTGCATGTCGACGACGCCGCGCTGGCCGTGGCAAAGGTTCTCGACGCCCCACTCGACGTAGTGGGCAGCCAAATCTACAACGTCGGCTCGGACGAGCAGAACTACACGATCACCGACATCGACAAGATGGTTCACGAACAGGTCCTGGCCGCGGAGTTACTGATCAACTCCGACGACACCGATAAGCGGAATTATCGCGTCAGCTTTGCGAAGATTCGCAAGCAGCTCGGCTTCGAGCCGCAATGGACCGTGGCGATGGGCATCCAGCAGGTGCTGGAAGCGATCTCGAACGGCGATGTCGAGAACTACACCGAAGCCCGGTACAGCAACGTCAAGTTCCTCAAAGAAGGGGGCGCCAGCAACTTCAGCAAGAGCAACTGGGCGAAGGAGCTGATCAACGAAATTTCCGGGGAGCGGGAGCGGACGTCGGCTTGA
- a CDS encoding sugar transferase: protein MYSTIGKRALDLAISLPILLLSAPLLAIVALLVRLDSRGSILFLQDRLGRNGSTFRAYKFRTMTDWPRVPDKEIYGRDAEVTRVGYWLRRFKIDELPQLINVLSGEMSIVGPRPALPRQIEEYDEHSRRRLLVRPGLTGLAQVNGNTYLSWPERWDWDVDYVERVSLALDVAILLRTIGVILRGEERFLQRLSKPNGVGT from the coding sequence ATGTATTCCACGATCGGAAAACGCGCCCTCGACCTTGCGATCTCCTTGCCGATCTTGCTGCTGAGCGCGCCGTTGTTGGCAATCGTGGCGTTGCTGGTGCGCTTGGATTCGCGGGGATCGATCCTGTTCTTGCAGGATCGGCTGGGACGGAACGGAAGCACCTTTCGGGCGTACAAGTTTCGCACGATGACCGATTGGCCGCGTGTGCCGGACAAAGAGATTTACGGTCGTGACGCCGAGGTGACCCGCGTGGGTTACTGGCTGCGACGTTTCAAGATCGATGAGTTGCCCCAGCTGATTAATGTCTTATCAGGCGAGATGTCGATCGTGGGGCCGCGGCCGGCGTTGCCGCGACAGATCGAGGAATATGACGAACATAGCCGCCGCAGGTTGCTGGTGCGGCCAGGACTGACCGGGCTGGCGCAAGTGAATGGCAATACCTATCTCTCCTGGCCGGAGCGCTGGGACTGGGATGTCGACTACGTCGAACGCGTATCGCTGGCACTCGATGTGGCGATTCTCCTCAGAACCATCGGCGTCATCCTTCGCGGCGAAGAACGCTTCCTACAACGGCTGTCGAAACCAAACGGGGTTGGAACTTGA
- a CDS encoding DegT/DnrJ/EryC1/StrS family aminotransferase: MSQPTSAPATLPAILGGAPLFPELVPIVRPALPSFAELAPDFEDMFQTRMLTRGKYLRAFEEAVAKHLGCKHALAVSSGSSALMLSYQGLGLKGDVIVPSFTFMATVNALIWNNCRPVFVDVLPDTQCIDPEAVEAAITPATTGIVAVHNFGNPVDCDRLEAVAKRHNLKVVYDAAHGFGSLYQGKPVGGQGDAQCFSLSPTKLLIAGEGGIVTTNHDDLAEHVRVGREYGMVPVYDTRFPGLNARMSEMHALVGLRSLTLLEEGVQRRQELVALFKRELATVPGLGYQTILPGDRCSYKDFSITVNPQEFGLTAPQLAKALKHDNVDNRQYWVPPVHQQSAYRRFAPSAETLHNTNWLADVSLSLPIWSRMDDDVVIGICRAIQQIHEHAAAVGRALVE, encoded by the coding sequence ATGAGTCAGCCCACGTCGGCCCCCGCGACGCTTCCGGCCATTTTGGGGGGCGCGCCGCTGTTTCCGGAACTGGTTCCGATCGTGCGGCCGGCGCTCCCCAGCTTTGCGGAATTGGCGCCCGACTTCGAAGACATGTTCCAAACGCGGATGCTGACCCGCGGCAAGTATCTCCGGGCCTTCGAGGAAGCCGTCGCGAAGCATCTCGGTTGCAAACACGCGCTCGCGGTCTCCAGCGGTTCCAGCGCGCTGATGCTCTCCTACCAAGGCCTGGGGCTGAAAGGCGACGTGATCGTCCCCAGCTTCACCTTCATGGCCACAGTCAACGCGCTCATCTGGAACAACTGCCGGCCCGTGTTCGTGGACGTGTTGCCGGACACTCAGTGCATTGACCCCGAGGCGGTCGAAGCCGCGATCACGCCCGCGACGACCGGCATCGTCGCCGTACATAATTTCGGCAATCCGGTCGATTGCGACCGGCTGGAAGCAGTCGCCAAGCGGCATAACCTGAAAGTCGTCTACGACGCCGCGCACGGCTTTGGCTCGCTTTATCAGGGCAAGCCGGTCGGCGGACAAGGGGACGCTCAATGTTTCAGCCTCAGCCCGACCAAACTGCTGATCGCCGGCGAAGGCGGCATTGTCACCACGAATCACGACGACCTGGCCGAGCATGTGCGCGTGGGACGTGAATATGGCATGGTGCCGGTCTACGACACGCGGTTCCCGGGGCTGAACGCCCGGATGAGCGAAATGCACGCTCTGGTTGGTCTGCGTAGTTTGACGTTGCTGGAGGAAGGGGTGCAGCGTCGGCAGGAGCTGGTGGCATTGTTCAAACGCGAATTGGCAACGGTGCCGGGCCTGGGCTACCAGACCATTCTTCCCGGTGATCGCTGCTCGTACAAAGACTTCTCGATTACAGTGAACCCGCAGGAGTTTGGCCTTACCGCCCCCCAACTGGCGAAAGCGCTCAAACACGACAACGTCGACAATCGGCAATACTGGGTGCCGCCGGTGCATCAGCAAAGCGCTTACCGGCGATTTGCTCCTTCCGCCGAAACTTTGCACAATACAAACTGGCTGGCAGACGTGAGTTTGAGCCTGCCGATCTGGTCCAGAATGGATGACGACGTGGTGATCGGCATTTGCCGGGCCATCCAACAGATCCATGAACACGCCGCGGCAGTGGGCCGGGCGTTGGTGGAATGA
- a CDS encoding DUF6174 domain-containing protein translates to MSVPLVPRQAKSHAAESPPARKRQISRRELLGIAGAVVASMVLFQIFRWVSGGTDVAPTGLPEISSRELDAAAAKWKALGPKDYDLEMTVVSNANKSDYLLEVRNGEGKRLVRNEIESTRADELAQWTIEGQMAQIAAYIERDTSVAARNAGQQMINVGKLDPDLGYPLEYSRQGTGDQTKFHITVTKFQPIEP, encoded by the coding sequence GTGAGTGTTCCATTAGTGCCGAGGCAAGCGAAATCGCACGCGGCGGAGTCGCCGCCCGCCCGTAAGCGACAGATTTCCCGGCGGGAATTGCTGGGTATCGCCGGCGCGGTCGTGGCGTCGATGGTGCTATTCCAGATCTTTCGCTGGGTCAGCGGCGGCACGGACGTAGCGCCCACGGGTTTGCCGGAGATCTCTTCCCGGGAATTGGACGCGGCCGCCGCCAAATGGAAGGCCTTGGGCCCGAAAGACTATGACCTCGAGATGACCGTGGTCAGCAACGCAAATAAGTCCGACTACCTCCTCGAAGTGCGAAATGGCGAAGGTAAGCGCCTAGTCCGGAACGAGATCGAAAGCACTCGGGCGGACGAGTTGGCGCAGTGGACGATTGAAGGCCAAATGGCGCAGATTGCCGCGTATATCGAACGCGACACTTCCGTGGCGGCCCGGAACGCTGGACAGCAGATGATCAACGTCGGCAAACTCGACCCGGACCTCGGCTATCCGCTCGAATACTCGCGGCAAGGGACCGGCGACCAAACCAAGTTTCACATCACGGTCACCAAATTCCAACCGATCGAACCGTAG
- a CDS encoding polysaccharide biosynthesis tyrosine autokinase, with product MPSKSADGAGNGAGTLVPIGPMYPMPSHLAWPGAAPVRPSFLTSGPDPITLLHALRRRWLPALACGLVASLAVAALAWFLIPADYEVQALFEVQQQDKGDIMDGASGRGSRDEHDLFKKSQLTLVKSPLVLQAALRREEIAQLPSIKANRNDQVRFLNDEIMVDYPGGGDILRIRMKGENADELVKLVDAVKDAYTKEVLDKERQFKQSKRDTLQRELSTTTTKLAQKSKEELNLSRDLKAASSDAVQFQMQIMMNELQALRREEQDMQREIIGSSQKIEELKAVKEKAENAEPSAYALQQVLKNNPSFQSLQMSMQSVDESIRQTMSVIPDPNSPRVQGLTKQKADIEAQMDELRHDAAEEAQEFMIGTSKGALEIDQRNAESSLKSLQAQLASLQAEGKKMSEDLNLLGGNSADLMGIKQEVETLRMQWQEMDNQLRMMTLELSGDNSRVKLVMSAQKPEGNEWIFKYFLTGLCSVGAFGLTMFAITYGEFQARRISTATQVADGLGMKVVGALPCLAGNNDVMLPTILNESIDRVRTLLLHATSMDGTKIVMVTSAVDQEGKTTVASQLAASLARCGRRTLLVDADIRSPSLHELFDMPAEPGLCEVLRGELELDDSIRPTRLPGLWLLPGGRCDGEAVQALAKDAIGGVLDGLRPEFDFIVLDSAPVLTVADSLSIGQHVDATIVSVLKDVSQGAKVFDAVERLRGVGINVMGAVVNGEAQKSHRRLIDMQPAAA from the coding sequence GTGCCCTCGAAATCCGCGGACGGCGCCGGAAATGGCGCCGGCACGCTTGTGCCCATCGGGCCGATGTATCCCATGCCCAGCCATTTGGCCTGGCCGGGCGCCGCGCCGGTGCGGCCGTCGTTTTTGACGTCTGGCCCCGACCCAATCACGTTGTTGCACGCCCTGCGGCGTCGCTGGTTGCCGGCCCTCGCGTGCGGCCTCGTCGCTTCCTTGGCCGTGGCGGCGCTGGCCTGGTTCTTGATTCCGGCCGATTACGAAGTCCAGGCCCTGTTCGAGGTGCAGCAGCAGGACAAAGGGGACATCATGGATGGTGCCAGCGGCCGCGGCAGCCGTGACGAGCACGACCTGTTCAAGAAATCGCAGCTGACCCTGGTGAAGAGCCCGCTGGTGCTCCAGGCGGCGCTGCGGCGCGAAGAAATCGCGCAGTTGCCGAGCATCAAAGCGAATCGCAACGATCAGGTGCGGTTTCTCAACGACGAGATCATGGTGGACTACCCGGGCGGCGGCGACATTTTACGCATCCGCATGAAGGGCGAGAACGCCGACGAATTGGTCAAGTTGGTCGACGCCGTGAAGGACGCCTACACCAAGGAAGTCTTGGACAAGGAACGGCAGTTCAAGCAAAGCAAGCGCGATACGCTGCAACGAGAACTCTCGACGACGACCACCAAGCTCGCTCAGAAGTCTAAAGAAGAACTCAACCTCAGCCGAGACTTGAAGGCCGCTAGTTCCGACGCCGTGCAGTTTCAAATGCAGATCATGATGAACGAGTTGCAGGCCCTCCGCCGCGAGGAGCAGGACATGCAACGCGAAATCATCGGTTCCAGCCAGAAGATTGAAGAGCTCAAGGCCGTGAAGGAAAAAGCGGAAAACGCCGAGCCGAGCGCTTACGCCCTGCAACAGGTCTTAAAGAACAACCCAAGTTTCCAGTCGCTGCAGATGTCGATGCAATCCGTGGACGAGTCGATCCGGCAAACAATGTCGGTGATTCCCGACCCCAATAGCCCGCGGGTGCAAGGTTTGACGAAGCAAAAGGCGGACATCGAAGCCCAAATGGACGAGTTGCGTCATGACGCCGCTGAGGAGGCCCAGGAGTTCATGATCGGCACGTCCAAGGGCGCGCTGGAGATCGACCAGCGAAATGCCGAATCCAGTTTGAAATCGCTGCAAGCGCAGCTTGCCTCGCTCCAAGCGGAAGGCAAGAAGATGTCCGAAGACCTCAATCTCTTGGGCGGTAACTCCGCCGACTTGATGGGTATCAAGCAGGAGGTGGAAACGCTCCGTATGCAATGGCAGGAGATGGACAATCAGCTCCGCATGATGACCTTGGAGCTCTCCGGCGACAATTCCCGCGTGAAATTGGTCATGTCCGCCCAGAAGCCCGAGGGGAACGAGTGGATCTTCAAGTACTTCCTCACCGGACTCTGCTCGGTGGGCGCGTTCGGACTGACGATGTTCGCCATCACGTACGGGGAATTCCAAGCCCGCCGCATCAGCACCGCCACGCAAGTGGCCGACGGCTTGGGCATGAAGGTCGTGGGCGCGTTGCCTTGCCTGGCAGGCAACAATGACGTCATGTTGCCGACGATCCTGAATGAATCGATCGATCGCGTGCGGACCCTGCTGCTGCACGCCACGAGCATGGACGGCACCAAGATCGTGATGGTCACCAGCGCCGTCGATCAGGAAGGCAAGACCACGGTCGCCAGCCAATTGGCAGCCAGCCTTGCGCGTTGCGGACGCCGCACGTTGCTGGTCGACGCCGACATCCGTAGCCCGTCGCTGCACGAACTGTTCGACATGCCGGCCGAGCCGGGCTTGTGCGAAGTGCTCCGCGGCGAACTGGAACTCGACGATTCCATTCGCCCCACCCGTCTGCCCGGCCTCTGGCTGCTGCCGGGCGGCCGTTGCGACGGCGAAGCAGTGCAAGCCCTGGCCAAGGATGCCATCGGCGGCGTGCTCGATGGCCTGCGGCCGGAGTTCGACTTCATCGTGCTGGATTCGGCCCCGGTGTTGACCGTGGCGGACTCGCTCTCGATCGGACAGCATGTCGACGCCACGATCGTCTCGGTCCTCAAGGACGTCAGCCAAGGCGCCAAGGTGTTCGACGCCGTCGAACGCCTGCGAGGCGTCGGCATCAACGTGATGGGCGCCGTGGTGAACGGTGAAGCACAAAAGAGCCACCGCCGCCTGATCGACATGCAGCCGGCCGCCGCTTGA
- a CDS encoding exosortase/archaeosortase family protein yields MNKPATAAVAPATAQRSITDPDQILPFSMLIGLSVLLLIGFGKTIFDLSDYWSDPQYSHGYLVPLFSLVWFYLRWEPIGDVPTWERWSGAALLAFGLGTWLFASYLGVPYIEMVAFLPCIIGVFLLVGGVKILRWAGPGLGMMIFMYPLPGFLNRALLVPMNKFATIASTFCVQTLGIASYRTGNTIKLLGQDLNVVDACSGLRMATIFLAMAVGVALLIERPMWMRLLVVASALPIAIITNMIRIVVTAILYSFDLGDSAQAVFHDLAGYIMPIIALGFLFLFLQILDNLFITVETAKPKLGAVGLKPAMKLKGSGA; encoded by the coding sequence ATGAATAAACCCGCGACCGCTGCCGTGGCGCCTGCGACCGCCCAGCGCAGCATCACCGATCCGGATCAAATCTTGCCGTTTTCCATGCTGATCGGCCTCAGCGTGCTGCTGCTGATTGGCTTCGGCAAGACGATTTTCGACCTGTCGGACTATTGGTCCGATCCCCAGTACTCGCACGGCTATTTGGTGCCCTTATTTTCCCTGGTCTGGTTCTACCTGCGCTGGGAACCGATTGGCGACGTGCCCACTTGGGAACGCTGGTCGGGCGCCGCGCTCCTGGCGTTCGGGCTGGGGACCTGGCTGTTCGCCTCCTATCTCGGCGTTCCCTACATCGAGATGGTGGCGTTTTTGCCCTGCATCATTGGCGTCTTCCTGCTCGTGGGGGGCGTGAAGATTTTGCGTTGGGCCGGGCCAGGACTGGGCATGATGATTTTCATGTACCCGCTGCCCGGCTTTCTGAACCGGGCGTTGCTGGTTCCTATGAACAAGTTCGCCACGATCGCCAGCACTTTCTGCGTGCAGACGTTGGGCATCGCTTCGTACCGCACCGGCAATACCATCAAGTTGCTCGGCCAGGACCTGAACGTCGTCGACGCTTGCAGCGGCCTCCGCATGGCCACGATCTTCCTGGCCATGGCGGTCGGCGTGGCGCTGTTGATCGAGCGGCCGATGTGGATGCGCCTGTTGGTTGTCGCCAGCGCGCTGCCGATCGCCATCATCACCAACATGATCCGCATCGTGGTGACCGCCATCCTCTACAGCTTCGACTTGGGAGACTCCGCCCAGGCCGTGTTCCACGATCTGGCCGGCTACATCATGCCAATCATTGCCCTCGGGTTTTTGTTCCTGTTCCTGCAAATCCTCGACAACCTGTTTATCACCGTGGAAACCGCGAAACCCAAGCTGGGCGCCGTGGGCCTGAAGCCGGCCATGAAGTTGAAAGGCTCAGGGGCGTAG
- a CDS encoding formyltransferase family protein: MNQAASPRIVLAGSVGSSRRTLEALLRHGAAVVGVLELTDEIAPQVSGFARLADEAAKANVPCSTFRNINAPEIIEQVRAWQPDLLFVVGLSQLVKPELLAVPTRGCVGFHPTHLPKGRGRAPIAWLTLDGTPGAATFFLMDDGADSGPILVQEPFDVTSADYAEDVVTKTEDALDRALDRWLPSLLNGEWNPGPQDDALASYHGKRGPEDGLIDWRDSAERIHALIRAASRPHPGAYTFVRRRKLILWRAEVDRTTPFRGVPGRILDVDAERGALVQCGDGLLWLTVVEWPADAPAARLSVGVKLGVDLEDEVVRLHHEVESLRERVALLEAQLHPAGAPS, from the coding sequence TTGAATCAGGCCGCTTCGCCAAGAATCGTGCTGGCAGGCAGCGTCGGCAGTTCGCGCCGCACGCTCGAAGCCCTGTTGCGCCATGGCGCTGCGGTCGTGGGCGTATTGGAATTGACGGACGAAATCGCTCCTCAAGTGAGCGGATTCGCGCGATTAGCGGACGAGGCGGCGAAGGCCAATGTACCTTGCTCGACCTTCCGCAACATCAACGCCCCGGAAATTATCGAGCAGGTCCGCGCTTGGCAGCCGGATTTGTTGTTCGTCGTAGGGTTGTCACAACTTGTGAAGCCAGAGCTCTTGGCTGTCCCAACGCGCGGTTGCGTGGGCTTTCATCCAACACATTTACCCAAGGGACGCGGCCGGGCGCCCATCGCCTGGTTGACGCTCGACGGCACGCCCGGCGCCGCGACGTTCTTCCTGATGGACGACGGCGCGGATTCCGGACCGATCCTCGTCCAAGAGCCCTTCGATGTCACGTCGGCGGACTACGCCGAAGATGTCGTCACGAAAACCGAAGACGCCTTGGATCGCGCCCTGGATCGCTGGCTGCCAAGTTTATTAAATGGCGAATGGAACCCGGGGCCTCAAGACGATGCACTTGCGAGCTATCACGGCAAACGCGGTCCGGAAGACGGCCTGATCGATTGGCGCGACTCAGCGGAACGCATTCACGCCTTGATTCGCGCCGCGTCTCGGCCGCATCCCGGCGCTTACACTTTTGTCCGCCGGCGAAAACTCATCCTTTGGCGCGCGGAAGTCGATCGCACGACGCCGTTCCGCGGCGTGCCGGGGAGAATTCTGGACGTTGATGCCGAACGTGGCGCGCTCGTTCAATGCGGCGATGGATTGCTCTGGCTCACTGTAGTGGAATGGCCGGCCGATGCGCCAGCGGCGCGGTTGAGCGTCGGCGTGAAGCTCGGCGTCGATCTGGAGGATGAAGTCGTCCGTCTGCACCATGAAGTCGAATCGCTGCGGGAGCGAGTCGCGCTGTTGGAAGCCCAGTTGCACCCGGCCGGAGCGCCATCGTGA